In a genomic window of Thermosynechococcus sp. CL-1:
- the pipX gene encoding transcriptional coactivator PipX produces the protein MTAEQYLNHPTFGLLYGVCPIDEHRQLFTTLYAQRLFFIVNQRPTGMAFESISRTDARMLIEQRLRSLRRLGKTAEYQALQAIHRQAFM, from the coding sequence ATGACCGCTGAGCAGTATCTCAATCACCCCACCTTTGGCTTGCTTTATGGGGTGTGCCCTATTGATGAGCATCGGCAACTCTTTACAACGTTGTATGCCCAGCGGCTTTTCTTTATCGTCAACCAGCGGCCGACGGGGATGGCGTTTGAATCGATTAGTCGAACTGATGCGCGCATGCTCATTGAACAGCGGTTGCGATCGCTGCGCCGTCTTGGCAAAACTGCTGAATACCAAGCCCTACAAGCGATTCATCGCCAAGCCTTCATGTAA
- the gor gene encoding glutathione-disulfide reductase: protein MSYDYDLFVIGAGSGGLAASKRAASYGARVAIAEGDKVGGTCVIRGCVPKKLMVYGSKFSHLFEDAVGYGWRPVEAKLNWERLIQAVNQEVNRLSQLHISYLAKAGVELLPFFARFADPHTLELVDRQGQVQQRVTAAKILIAVGGEAIKPNVPGIEHSITSREMFLLPKQPKRMAILGGGYISVEFAGIMQGLGTEVIHFLRGDRPLRGFDQDIQDGVYEGMLRHGIDVRPQCHITGLKLTKKGNIRIRYEQQGQACETKVDTVLCAVGRAPNLQGLGLDQAGVHLTANSQGIVAIAVDEYYRTNQEHIFAVGDCTNRVNLTPVAIAEGRAFADTQFGNLPRTLSYENIPSAVFSQPEAASVGLSEAQAKAKLGEENVRIYRAAFRPMYHSLTGRDEKVIVKLVVEKNTEWVLGAHMVGDHAAEIIQGIAIALKMGATKKDFDATMAIHPSTAEEFVTLR, encoded by the coding sequence ATGAGCTACGACTATGACCTATTTGTGATTGGTGCCGGCTCCGGTGGCTTGGCGGCCTCAAAGCGGGCAGCTTCCTACGGCGCTAGGGTGGCCATTGCCGAAGGGGATAAAGTTGGCGGTACCTGTGTGATTCGGGGGTGTGTCCCTAAAAAGCTCATGGTCTATGGCTCCAAGTTTAGCCACCTCTTTGAAGACGCTGTCGGCTATGGCTGGCGCCCCGTTGAAGCCAAGTTGAACTGGGAGCGACTGATTCAAGCAGTGAACCAAGAGGTAAATCGTCTCAGCCAACTGCACATTAGCTACCTTGCCAAAGCCGGGGTCGAACTGCTGCCCTTTTTTGCCCGCTTTGCTGACCCCCACACCCTAGAACTCGTGGATCGCCAAGGACAGGTACAGCAGCGAGTGACAGCGGCGAAAATCTTGATTGCCGTCGGGGGGGAAGCGATTAAGCCCAATGTGCCGGGCATTGAACACAGCATTACCTCGCGGGAGATGTTTTTGTTGCCCAAGCAGCCAAAGCGCATGGCTATCCTTGGGGGCGGCTACATCAGTGTTGAGTTTGCCGGCATTATGCAGGGACTCGGCACGGAAGTCATTCACTTTCTGCGGGGCGATCGCCCCCTGCGCGGCTTTGATCAAGACATTCAAGATGGTGTCTATGAGGGGATGCTTCGCCACGGCATTGATGTCCGTCCCCAGTGCCACATTACAGGCTTGAAGCTCACCAAGAAGGGCAATATCCGCATTCGCTACGAACAGCAGGGGCAAGCCTGTGAAACTAAAGTTGATACGGTGCTGTGTGCCGTGGGGCGTGCGCCCAACTTGCAGGGGCTGGGTCTTGATCAGGCGGGGGTGCATCTTACGGCCAATAGTCAAGGGATTGTCGCCATTGCTGTGGATGAATACTACCGCACCAATCAAGAACACATTTTTGCTGTGGGGGACTGCACTAACCGCGTCAACCTCACTCCCGTAGCCATTGCCGAAGGACGCGCCTTTGCTGATACGCAATTTGGTAATCTACCGCGCACCCTCAGCTATGAGAATATTCCCTCGGCGGTGTTTTCCCAGCCGGAGGCGGCTTCGGTGGGGCTGTCTGAGGCGCAGGCCAAGGCGAAATTGGGGGAAGAGAATGTGAGAATCTACCGTGCGGCCTTTCGCCCGATGTACCACAGTCTCACGGGTCGAGATGAAAAGGTGATCGTCAAATTGGTGGTGGAGAAAAATACGGAGTGGGTGCTCGGTGCCCACATGGTGGGGGATCATGCGGCTGAGATTATTCAAGGGATCGCGATCGCCCTCAAAATGGGCGCCACCAAGAAGGACTTTGATGCCACGATGGCCATTCATCCCTCGACGGCGGAGGAGTTTGTCACCCTGCGTTAG
- the ctpA gene encoding carboxyl-terminal processing protease CtpA produces MGVRWLQRLICCLVVLVGVWGIFPTDSAIALTEEQKLFNEAWRIVNQAYVDPSFNGQNWWLVREKALKRPLPNREATYEAIETMLASLEDPFTRLLRPAQFRSLQTTTAGELTGVGLQISTDPETGVLEVIAPIDGSPAAEAGIQPRDRILAIDGVSTTQLSLDEAAERMRGAAGSAVHLLLQRGSEAPQEITLKRGHIEINPVMAEVRQVQGHTVGYIRLGQFSAMAVTEMRKAIQMLEQQGVEEYILDLRNNPGGLLQAGVEIAQLWLDSGVIVYTVDRQGIIDSLNANGGALTHDPLVVLVNGGTASASEILAAALQDHGRARLVGDRTFGKGSIQSLFNLSDGSGLAVTIAHYETPNHHNINKVGIEPDWRVLDAPESLVAMGTAADPQYLAALELLHSPVQVAANAG; encoded by the coding sequence ATGGGGGTTCGTTGGCTGCAACGTCTCATTTGTTGTTTAGTGGTCTTGGTGGGAGTCTGGGGCATTTTCCCCACTGACTCGGCGATCGCCCTAACGGAGGAACAAAAACTCTTTAATGAGGCATGGCGCATTGTCAACCAAGCCTACGTGGATCCCTCTTTTAATGGCCAAAACTGGTGGCTGGTGCGCGAAAAGGCGCTGAAACGTCCCCTACCCAATCGCGAGGCGACCTATGAGGCCATTGAAACCATGCTAGCAAGCCTTGAGGATCCCTTTACACGCCTGCTGCGCCCCGCCCAATTTCGTAGCCTGCAAACCACCACGGCTGGGGAACTCACTGGTGTCGGCTTGCAAATTAGCACTGACCCAGAAACCGGTGTCCTCGAAGTCATTGCCCCCATTGATGGCTCCCCGGCTGCCGAAGCGGGGATTCAACCCCGCGATCGCATTCTTGCCATTGATGGCGTCTCCACCACCCAGCTCAGCCTTGATGAAGCCGCCGAAAGAATGCGGGGAGCCGCCGGTTCTGCTGTGCATTTGTTGTTACAACGGGGCAGTGAAGCTCCTCAAGAAATCACCCTGAAACGGGGACACATTGAGATTAATCCGGTCATGGCTGAGGTTCGCCAAGTGCAGGGGCACACCGTTGGCTATATTCGCCTTGGTCAATTTAGCGCTATGGCGGTCACAGAGATGCGCAAAGCCATTCAAATGCTAGAGCAGCAGGGAGTGGAGGAGTACATTCTTGATCTGCGCAATAATCCGGGGGGACTGTTGCAGGCGGGGGTGGAAATTGCTCAACTGTGGTTGGATTCGGGGGTCATTGTCTATACCGTCGATCGCCAAGGGATCATTGATAGCCTCAATGCCAATGGCGGTGCCCTCACCCATGACCCGCTCGTCGTCCTCGTGAATGGCGGAACCGCCAGTGCCAGTGAGATTTTAGCCGCTGCCCTGCAAGATCATGGCCGTGCTCGACTGGTGGGCGATCGCACCTTTGGCAAAGGCTCGATTCAGTCCCTCTTTAACCTCAGTGATGGCTCTGGCCTTGCGGTTACCATTGCCCACTACGAAACCCCTAATCACCACAACATCAACAAAGTGGGGATTGAGCCAGATTGGCGGGTTCTCGATGCTCCCGAGAGTCTGGTGGCCATGGGTACAGCAGCAGATCCCCAATATCTGGCGGCCCTAGAGCTGCTCCACAGTCCGGTTCAAGTCGCTGCTAACGCAGGGTGA
- a CDS encoding S49 family peptidase — translation MTRSLPPFWPSVFHRCGVIFFGTLTFFFTLGVVGFSATIFFALLGVLLAPASETSPYEHVSGKESSRDRILRIDITGPILGSPQNEEDSFFAPLVGVTYGYEVQQQLAEAAKDETIKAVFVNISTPGGTIFGSQAIAEGIRSYRAATQKPVYAFIEGISASGGVWAMVTADRIYADHGSMIGSIGILGPSVFYYDRPTSLDNGLLMGGVTANSIEERTLSAGRSKDIGNPFRRLTPQEIEVFQAGLEQEYSKFINHVAQARGIDPSVIRNEMGAMIFSNEQAQRYRLIDGTRSRPDTLSALASAAKLKEGEYAVVRFRRDRSPLINQLFGIQSPPPAPETQQVWKQEQLCALSQLRALAYYGSLSCRPQ, via the coding sequence ATGACGCGCTCCCTTCCCCCCTTTTGGCCCAGTGTGTTTCACCGCTGTGGTGTGATCTTTTTTGGCACGCTGACGTTTTTTTTCACGTTGGGGGTGGTGGGCTTCAGTGCCACGATCTTCTTTGCCCTCCTCGGAGTCTTGTTGGCACCTGCTAGTGAAACCAGTCCCTACGAGCACGTCAGCGGCAAGGAGAGCAGTCGCGATCGCATTCTCAGAATTGACATTACTGGGCCAATTCTCGGTAGCCCGCAAAACGAAGAAGATAGCTTCTTTGCGCCCCTTGTCGGTGTCACCTACGGCTATGAAGTGCAGCAGCAGTTGGCAGAGGCCGCTAAGGACGAAACGATTAAAGCCGTCTTTGTTAATATCAGCACTCCCGGCGGCACGATCTTTGGCTCCCAGGCGATCGCCGAAGGTATTAGGAGCTACCGCGCAGCCACCCAAAAACCGGTCTATGCCTTTATTGAGGGCATTTCTGCCTCCGGTGGCGTTTGGGCTATGGTGACAGCGGATCGGATCTACGCTGATCACGGCAGCATGATTGGCAGTATTGGCATTCTCGGCCCTAGTGTTTTCTACTACGATCGCCCCACCAGTCTCGATAATGGCCTATTGATGGGAGGCGTTACTGCCAACAGTATTGAAGAACGGACACTGAGCGCCGGTCGTAGCAAAGATATTGGCAATCCCTTCCGTCGCCTCACCCCCCAAGAAATTGAGGTCTTCCAAGCCGGCCTTGAACAGGAGTACAGCAAGTTTATTAATCATGTGGCGCAGGCACGGGGCATTGATCCCAGCGTTATTCGCAACGAAATGGGTGCGATGATTTTCAGTAACGAGCAGGCGCAGCGCTATCGCCTCATTGATGGCACCCGCAGCCGTCCAGACACCCTCAGTGCCCTTGCTAGTGCTGCCAAGCTCAAGGAAGGAGAGTATGCGGTCGTACGTTTTCGGCGCGATCGCTCCCCTTTGATCAATCAACTCTTTGGCATTCAGTCACCTCCCCCAGCACCAGAAACCCAGCAGGTGTGGAAACAAGAGCAACTGTGTGCCCTCAGCCAATTGCGCGCCCTTGCCTACTATGGTTCCCTGTCGTGCCGTCCCCAGTGA